Genomic window (Arachis hypogaea cultivar Tifrunner chromosome 13, arahy.Tifrunner.gnm2.J5K5, whole genome shotgun sequence):
TTACAATTTTTAAACAGTGCATGCAAGAGAGATTAAGATTGAGAAATTTTTGTAGTGTGTTTAGTGCAAAATGTATTAGATTGAGTTATATCTCAGTAGTATATAAAAATTGTATATCCAAATAATGGTACAGTAGTATAACAGTTACGGAGTAAATGagtcacattttttttttttaccttaggAAAGAAGATAAGTTGGAGAGCCTTATTCCTCTCAATAATCAacgcttctttctttctttccataTGTGTCCAAACTGCTCCGAGCTCTAAATCTCTAATTCAGTAACCGTACATGTCTGCTAGAAATAAAGCCAACATGGTTTAACTTTATATTACTAGATTATAAGAAACATGAGTACTTtgcttaaaaaaatttagtttgatTTTGACTGAGATAAATATCTCTTTTTCTAGTTTCTACTAAGTATATATTTTACGAGAATAAAAGTGATTTACAGATGAAAAAGTCCTTCAAAAGTCAATTCTTTATATTTGGCTCGAGGAACTACTTTATTTTAATCAAACTTTAGCTTTAGTAGTTGACAATACTAAAACGTAACTAATAGACCAAAAATATTTAGTTTTTAGCGGCTAGTTTTTTCATTGGAATTGTCACCGGAAAGTGTAGAACCTGCTGCATGTATGTTTGCTAGTGTTAGAGAAAGGATAACGTGGTGGATGGGATTTCTTATGGTAGTTTTGTCATCATATCATgctcttgttttttctttttttttttcccagcACTACGTGTTCCCAATTTCTCCCTCTCATTCCTCATCTGAATTGAAAGGTCAATAGTAGCTCCTACTTTCCTCATCCTCTAAATTATCCTAAGCTTTTATCAGAATATCAGAATGTTTGGcaataaattaagtaaataatACTCATATTTTAGCCGATGTAGCTCTCGAATTTTGTCACTGACAAGTAATCTGTTTACCAAAGACCatagttaataaataaattatggcCCTTCTGGTTTTCAAAAGTGCAcccaaaataattattatttgtattgtatttaatGAAAATTTTAGCATTATCTTTTTGCTCATTTAATTTATATGCACCATCAACCAAACATTCAATCTGTTTCATTACATCAACTATCTATTATTTAAAAGGTTTTACAAACATCATCTTCCAGGgagaaaaaagatgatgatgattagTTAGATATCCTTGTACTTTATCATGCATAATCGTTAAACTCTATATGCttgaaaagaaaacataaaccaaaaggagagaagaaagtcATTTACAATAATTGCAAGATTGAAGTACCATTCTGCAGTTGTCGACAACATTTTAGCAAATCAGTTTAGGTTCCACCTTAAAACTCCTTTTAACGTGTCCTCCCCTCTGACAAGAATGGATCAAAGGACATACAAGTACAACAATAGTCTGTCTAAATAAACATGATTCAACCAAACTTTCATCATGGCTTAGGATAATCTCTAACCTCTCCAAAATACCAGATACAAAGAAATACTCATCACCATAAAAATATCCCCTACCAACGGCTTAAAAGGCCAATAATATCTGATAAAATCACTTAAATTTACATTTTACCAGGATGAATGTGAAATCCTAAGGTACTACTACACAAAAGATATACCTATAGAGCCAGAATGAAGCAACACAGATATCCGCGCTGGTGTTATTTTGATATTGCGATATACAACAGGTCCCCAATTGTCTAAGGTAACGTCAGTTTCACCGTTTTAGACTGTCCTATCTGATGAAGTGATATCACTTTTATCAGAATTGGGGTTGATATTGCACTGTGATTTGTCAGTTGATGCCGCATCATTATGTCCGTTCTCATTTTCCTTTGCATTTAGGAATCGGCCTCCACATCCTCTTGCTCTTTTCAGCGCATGCAAATGCCGAGATTCATGCAAGTATGGCTGCAAGATTTGTTCGAAGAATGAGTGAGTACCTCAATCGAGGTAGGAATTCCAGCATACATGGAAATATCAGAGTAATTTTTTTCATGAAGGTACAAAATCAACATTAGCATCAATAAGCTAGAAGACAATGCAATCTCCAAAATTTGTCTTTGCTTTTTCCTCTAATCGACAGATTCAGAGAATGAGATACCTTCCTATTCCTAATAGCTTTATGCTCTGATTCAGCTTTGGCACGGGATTGCCTTCGTCTTAATATACCATGATATTGTTTCGCATTTACAAACACAGGCTCCTCAAAAGCATCACTTGGCAGAGGAACACCAGCTTGCTGAATTCCCATTAACTGAAAATGGACCTGACAAATTTTGGTAAGTGGATTATCAGGAAAAGACACTCACATCAAGCACCACATGATTGCAAGAATCAACAATAAATATAAGAgtctaagagagagagagaaaaccatcggttgtccaccatatccatAAGGCTGTGGGGCATAAGCTTGTGTATCATAGGGAGCAAAGATGCTTCTATAGTAAGGATCTGGATATGGGTAACCAGGTGGTGCCTTCAGTTAAaccagaaagagaaaaaaaaatcagtAAAATGCGTCAAAGTTTTAAATGGGGAAAAATGTCCCCACACACACTTTTTTAGGTGGAAGGTTTTTTTGGGTGGGGtggggtgggattgggtgggggaGGAGATGATAATTCAATTGCCTGAATAACCAAGGCATACTTGCTACTTCAAAAGTGCAAATTACGTGATTCTGAACGAGCTTCTTACTTCTTTCATTTCACACCTAAATAACTGATACAATTTCCTGTTTAGGATCATCAACTCCCAGAACCACACACCAAAAACG
Coding sequences:
- the LOC112733343 gene encoding nuclear transcription factor Y subunit A-7 isoform X3: MTSANDITDNEADGKQQSESEMQSSSANGTSDPDTGSQNVQFEKPAQLGDVLAMVHFQLMGIQQAGVPLPSDAFEEPVFVNAKQYHGILRRRQSRAKAESEHKAIRNRKPYLHESRHLHALKRARGCGGRFLNAKENENGHNDAASTDKSQCNINPNSDKSDITSSDRTV
- the LOC112733343 gene encoding nuclear transcription factor Y subunit A-7 isoform X2, with translation MTSANDITDNEADGKQQSESEMQSSSANGTSDPDTGSQNVQFEKPAQLGDVLAMAPPGYPYPDPYYRSIFAPYDTQAYAPQPYGYGGQPMLMGIQQAGVPLPSDAFEEPVFVNAKQYHGILRRRQSRAKAESEHKAIRNRKPYLHESRHLHALKRARGCGGRFLNAKENENGHNDAASTDKSQCNINPNSDKSDITSSDRTV
- the LOC112733343 gene encoding nuclear transcription factor Y subunit A-7 isoform X1, with amino-acid sequence MTSANDITDNEADGKQQSESEMQSSSANGTSDPDTGSQNVQFEKPAQLGDVLAMAPPGYPYPDPYYRSIFAPYDTQAYAPQPYGYGGQPMVHFQLMGIQQAGVPLPSDAFEEPVFVNAKQYHGILRRRQSRAKAESEHKAIRNRKPYLHESRHLHALKRARGCGGRFLNAKENENGHNDAASTDKSQCNINPNSDKSDITSSDRTV
- the LOC112733343 gene encoding nuclear transcription factor Y subunit A-7 isoform X4, with the translated sequence MTSANDITDNEADGKQQSESEMQSSSANGTSDPDTGSQNVQFEKPAQLGDVLAMLMGIQQAGVPLPSDAFEEPVFVNAKQYHGILRRRQSRAKAESEHKAIRNRKPYLHESRHLHALKRARGCGGRFLNAKENENGHNDAASTDKSQCNINPNSDKSDITSSDRTV